NNNNNNNNNNNNNNNNNNNNNNNNNNNNNNNNNNNNNNNNNNNNNNNNNNNNNNNNNNNNNNNNNNNNNNNNNNNNGGGTCGATGGATGCCAGTGCTGGCCGACCTATTGGTTCTCGACACTCGGAGTGGACCAGGGGTGCAAAGGCGGGTCCTCTTCcgctcgtctctttggttggggtaccggcgggtctcgggtgcggtggtgtcaaggtcttggatgccggggcggcggccctggtggcggtAGCACGGTGCTCTTGGGCAGAGCCCGTGTCTTGGCGCTACTCGGTGACCATGGCCGCGTGGGCGGTGTGGTAGCCGGGGTGTAGCATTCAgtggcggtgagtgttggccggggtgaaacctgctctatcttcggacggaccggtgACGGCGAAGCTCGTTCCCCTCttaaaggcgtcgtcgcggctctcaccaCCCGTCGTGcggctccaggggaaactctgatcctcggatcTGGCGGTGGTggcgctccggtgtcgtatccttcctAAAGGCGCCGCTTTGGAGTCCATGGTTCGTTGTATGCAACTTAATCTCTTCGTGGTAGTgtgctaggggtggtgttgctgaGCTCAGCGCTTTTGTATCCTACCTTGGGTGTGTGGTGTTGGCGTGCATTTTTTCTGGATGATGTTggtctttgctttatatataaagcggggcgaaagcctttttcggtaaagagTTTAGTAGCTAAGTCATTAAATGAAGGGAGCttagcaacaacaatttaaacaccaATGCATTGGGGACTATACTTGCTAAAttatttaatgtgcttagcaccttaTCTAAGCAACTATCAATTGAAAGAGatcttactcccactgtggctagtctaagagAGTCAGCCCATACGTCGAACTTCCTGCTTAGATTAAATGATACATCCTTATTCGGATCACTAGTCAGCTTCTCTCGAGATAAGAAGAGGCATCACACAAAATTGGCTTCTATTCGTGTGTTTAATCTATTGTTACAATCTGCTTCCAGAAACAGACATTGTTGCCATCTTGTATTTGTGGTCACGGTCACGTTGCATGCACGGGTTGGAAGTTCAAGGGCGTTGGTTGCATTTGACAAAGTGCGATTAATTCCAGGGTAAGTGTAGCCACAGTTCTCGTACGATCCTTGTGATTTGCCCATAGTTCGAGCACTAGGTTCAAGTTCAACAGCTTGGTCTCCCacacggccggccggccggcgacaTAAGGCGATCCTCCGTTGGTTAGTTCGTTTGCTgtttcacctctctctctctctctctctctctctctctctctctctctctctcatatctaCTGGTGTGCGGCATCATAACGTTGCAAATTACTTGCAGTTGCCGATTCATCAATCAATCATGTCCTTCGCGGGTTTATCTGTCATCGCCGACGGCAAGATCCTGAGCAAAGCAGCCTCACCTGCCATAGCTGGCACTAGCGGGTACCATTTGCTTGTCGTCGAAGGCCTCTCGCGCACTCCAGCGGGCGAGCCCTTTTTGTCACGCTGCATCACAGTCGGAGGCACTCATTTGCATATCCTCTGCTACCCCAACGGCAATAACACTGACAACGCCGGCTTCATCTCACTTAGTATTTTCCTCCGAAAGGTAGCCACTGGAACCGAAGAGCCCGTGAAGGCGCAGGTCGAGTTCAGTTTCGTGGACGAGACGGAGAAGCAGGAGCCGGCACGCATCCATGCAAGCAGAGTACTCGAGTTCCAACTCTGGGAGGAGACAGAAGAATTCCACAAGTTCGTGCGAAGGGACGTCCTGGAGAAATCCAAACACTTCAAGGACGACAGCTTCACCATCCGCTGCGACATCGTAGTCGTAGATCCGATATGCGTCGACACTTTGGCCTCTATCGTAGTGCCGCCGTCGGACATGCAAAGAAACTTCAACGACCTTCTCATTGCAGGGGAGGGCGCCGATGTTACCTTCCAGGTCGGCGGTGAGACGTTTGCCGCACACCGCTGCGTCCTCGCTGCACGCTCTACCGTCTTCAAGGCAGCTCTCTTTGGCCACATGAAGGAAGGCACGTCGTCGGCCGTCGTGCAGATAGACGACATGGACGCGGCGGTGTTCAAGGCAATGCTGGGGTTCATCTACGGAGACTCGCTGCCCGTGCCAAGGACGGATGAGAACGAGGGCGAGGGGGTCCTGCTGCAACACCTGCTCGTCGCGGCGGACAGGTACGACCTCCGAAGGCTTAGAGCGATGTGCGAGAAGAAACTCCACATCGAAGTGGGCACGCTGACCAGCATCCTGGCACTCGCCGAGCAACACGGCTGTGTCTGGCTGAAGAAGGCAAGCTATGAGTTTCTCCGTAGCCCGCCGAACCTGAGGGCTGTCGTAGAGACAGAAGGGTTTGAACATCTCTGCAGCAGCTGCCCCACTCTTATGAAGGACATGCTCCTTGGCGTGCTGCCGCCTAATTAGTAGAAGTTCATCTTAATGCAATTGCTTGCTCTCTTATATATTTTGTAATCTTCTGTTTATGTCCTTGATTTGGAGGTGGTTCATCCAATATCTGCTGGGAATGCAATCCGCGAAGTTCTATTGAAATATGCAATTTCCCTCTCAGGAGTGGTTAAAACGAAGTTGTACTGCGTCCACAGTGTGATGAAAATTCTAATAGCTAGTTGCGCTATGCCGTTGAACATTTTTTTTTAAAAGAACATCTTTGTTGTTAAAATCTATCTATcttctatccatccatccatccatttttATACATCCCAGGTGCTAGAATCAAGCCTGCCTAAATAAATCGATTATACAAGTTTGGCACGTGCATTGTTTACCAAAGGTAGACAATGTGAGTCCGTAAAGGACACACAAAAAAAGATACAAACCGGCACCAAGCCAACACAAGCACGTAGGTTCCCAGAAACTTATAAAAGAAAAGCACCTAGATGTTTTGCAGCACGTAGGTGTTTAAAAAAATACGTAGGTTCAGAGAAAAGCAAATACGTACGAAGCATATGTCCACCTACAGACTTCCGTGAAGGACTCAAATATGTAAA
This portion of the Triticum dicoccoides isolate Atlit2015 ecotype Zavitan chromosome 7A, WEW_v2.0, whole genome shotgun sequence genome encodes:
- the LOC119334087 gene encoding BTB/POZ and MATH domain-containing protein 2-like, encoding MSFAGLSVIADGKILSKAASPAIAGTSGYHLLVVEGLSRTPAGEPFLSRCITVGGTHLHILCYPNGNNTDNAGFISLSIFLRKVATGTEEPVKAQVEFSFVDETEKQEPARIHASRVLEFQLWEETEEFHKFVRRDVLEKSKHFKDDSFTIRCDIVVVDPICVDTLASIVVPPSDMQRNFNDLLIAGEGADVTFQVGGETFAAHRCVLAARSTVFKAALFGHMKEGTSSAVVQIDDMDAAVFKAMLGFIYGDSLPVPRTDENEGEGVLLQHLLVAADRYDLRRLRAMCEKKLHIEVGTLTSILALAEQHGCVWLKKASYEFLRSPPNLRAVVETEGFEHLCSSCPTLMKDMLLGVLPPN